The proteins below are encoded in one region of Amycolatopsis acidiphila:
- the treY gene encoding malto-oligosyltrehalose synthase — MTPPSSTYRLQLRPEFTFTDAADQVDYLRKLGAGALYASPVLDATPGSTHGYDVVDPTRARPALGGEQARQALARKLREAGLGFVVDIVPNHMAVEVAKANPWWWDVLRNGRSSAYAEHFDIDWSRGRLLLPVLGDDDAVAELKVEDSPDGPELVYYDHRFPVAPGTEGGSPQEVHARQHYELVGWRRGNAELNYRRFFDITTLAALRVELPQVFAEAHGEVLRWVADGDVTGLRVDHPDGLADPGGYMRRLRESAPGAWLVVEKILHPGEDLPQSWPVDGTTGYDALREISGIFVDPAAAPRFSLLAGSPDYHAVEEEARRLVTDTILVAEMHRIGALVEAPDAPAAVAELMIAFPVYRSYLPEGEAHWAQAVERVKAKRPDLASTVDVIDRQVRAEPHGELATRIQQTSGMVVAKGTEDTTFYRYTRFAALNEVGGSPDRFGTSVAEFHELAAAREAGWPAAMTTLTTHDTKRSEDVRARLAVLSELPDEFAEAVERWTGQHGIDEPALNLLAWQTLVGAWPITADRLREYLDKAAKEAKLRTTWTDHDEEFEAAVAAWPGQVLGDRELGVEQFVERVKGPGWSNALGQKLIQLTAPGVPDVYQGTELWDLSLVDPDNRRPVDYGVRRELLDRIVAGELPEVDDTGAAKLLVVHKALTLRRDRPELFHGYRRLRAEGPAAEHAVAFERTGLVVVATRLPVGLAAAGGWRDTVLPLPPGDWTDVLTGTSAVAELSGLLSRYPVALLVQGDR, encoded by the coding sequence ATGACCCCACCCAGCTCCACCTACCGGTTGCAGCTGCGCCCGGAGTTCACCTTCACCGACGCCGCCGACCAGGTCGACTACCTGCGGAAACTCGGTGCCGGCGCGCTGTACGCGTCGCCGGTGCTCGACGCCACGCCCGGTTCGACCCACGGCTACGACGTCGTCGACCCGACCCGGGCGCGGCCCGCGCTGGGCGGCGAGCAGGCCCGGCAGGCGCTCGCGCGGAAGCTGCGCGAGGCGGGGCTCGGGTTCGTCGTCGACATCGTGCCGAACCACATGGCGGTGGAGGTCGCCAAGGCGAACCCGTGGTGGTGGGATGTGCTGCGCAACGGCCGGTCCTCTGCCTACGCCGAGCACTTCGACATCGACTGGAGCCGCGGCAGGCTGCTGCTGCCGGTGCTGGGCGACGACGACGCGGTGGCCGAGCTGAAGGTCGAGGACTCCCCCGACGGCCCCGAGCTCGTCTACTACGACCACCGCTTCCCCGTCGCGCCCGGCACCGAGGGCGGCTCCCCGCAGGAGGTGCACGCCCGCCAGCACTACGAGCTGGTGGGCTGGCGCCGTGGCAACGCGGAGCTGAACTACCGGCGGTTCTTCGACATCACCACGCTGGCCGCCCTCCGGGTCGAGCTGCCCCAGGTGTTCGCCGAGGCACACGGCGAGGTGCTGCGCTGGGTGGCCGACGGGGACGTGACCGGGCTGCGGGTGGACCATCCGGACGGGCTCGCCGACCCGGGCGGCTACATGCGCAGGCTCCGCGAGAGTGCGCCGGGTGCGTGGCTGGTGGTCGAGAAGATCCTGCATCCGGGCGAGGACCTGCCGCAGAGCTGGCCGGTCGACGGCACGACGGGGTACGACGCGTTGCGGGAGATCTCCGGGATCTTCGTCGATCCCGCCGCCGCGCCCCGGTTCTCGCTGCTCGCGGGCTCGCCGGACTACCACGCCGTCGAGGAAGAGGCGCGGCGGCTGGTCACGGACACCATCCTGGTCGCGGAGATGCACCGGATCGGCGCGCTCGTCGAGGCGCCGGACGCGCCGGCGGCGGTCGCCGAGCTGATGATCGCGTTCCCGGTGTACCGGTCGTACCTGCCCGAGGGCGAGGCCCACTGGGCACAGGCCGTCGAGCGGGTGAAGGCGAAGCGGCCGGACCTGGCGTCCACTGTGGACGTCATCGACCGGCAGGTCCGCGCCGAGCCGCACGGCGAGCTGGCCACGCGTATCCAGCAGACGTCGGGAATGGTGGTCGCGAAGGGCACCGAGGACACGACGTTCTACCGCTACACCCGGTTCGCGGCGCTCAACGAGGTCGGCGGTTCGCCGGACCGCTTCGGCACTTCCGTGGCCGAGTTCCACGAGCTGGCCGCCGCGCGCGAGGCCGGGTGGCCGGCCGCGATGACGACCCTGACGACGCACGACACCAAGCGCTCCGAGGACGTGCGGGCGCGCCTGGCGGTGCTGTCGGAGCTGCCGGACGAGTTCGCCGAGGCGGTCGAACGCTGGACCGGGCAACACGGGATCGACGAGCCCGCGCTGAACCTGCTGGCCTGGCAGACGCTCGTCGGCGCGTGGCCGATCACCGCGGACCGCCTGCGCGAGTACCTCGACAAGGCAGCCAAGGAAGCCAAGCTCCGCACCACGTGGACCGATCACGACGAGGAGTTCGAGGCGGCCGTCGCGGCCTGGCCCGGCCAGGTGCTGGGCGACCGGGAGCTGGGCGTCGAACAGTTCGTCGAGCGCGTCAAGGGCCCTGGCTGGTCGAACGCGCTGGGGCAGAAGCTGATCCAGCTGACCGCGCCGGGCGTGCCCGACGTCTACCAGGGCACCGAGCTGTGGGACCTGTCGCTGGTCGACCCGGACAACCGGCGCCCGGTGGACTACGGCGTGCGGCGCGAGCTGCTCGACCGGATCGTCGCGGGCGAGCTGCCCGAGGTCGACGACACCGGCGCGGCGAAGCTGCTGGTCGTGCACAAGGCGCTGACGCTGCGGCGCGACCGGCCGGAGCTGTTCCACGGCTACCGGCGGCTGCGCGCGGAGGGACCGGCGGCGGAACACGCCGTCGCGTTCGAGCGCACCGGGCTGGTCGTCGTCGCCACCCGGCTGCCGGTCGGGCTCGCCGCGGCGGGCGGCTGGCGTGACACCGTGCTGCCGCTGCCGCCGGGCGATTGGACCGACGTGCTGACGGGTACCTCCGCGGTCGCCGAGTTGTCCGGTCTGCTGTCGCGGTATCCCGTGGCGTTGCTGGTTCAAGGAGATCGATGA
- the treZ gene encoding malto-oligosyltrehalose trehalohydrolase: MSFTVWAPGQDRVRVRVDGADHDMTLRDGDWWYSDATGTDYAFLLGEDDEPLPDPRSRRQPEGVHGPSRVYDHSSFAWTDQGWTGRALPGGVLYELHVGTFTEGGTFDSAIEKLDHLVELGITFVEVMPVNAFDGTAGWGYDGVLWGAVHEPYGGPDGFKRFVDACHRRGLAVVLDVVYNHLGPSGAYLDRFGPYFAGQNDWGPGLNLDGEGSDEVRRYVIDNALGWLRDFHVDALRLDAVHALADRRATHLLEELAVEVEALSTALRRPLTLIAESDLNDPKLVTPREAHGYGLHAQWSDDLHHALHVALSGETSGYYADFAAPGALARTLREVFFHAGTWSSFRGRTHGRPVDTRTVPGHRFLAYLQNHDQIGNRATGDRLSATVSPGLLACGAAIVFCSPYTPMIFMGEEWAASTPWQFFASFPDPSLAEAVRTGRRREFARHGWGEAEVPDPIDPATVERSRLRWAEPAEPGHREMLELYRSLIALRRERPSLSDPFLDHLEVRAEGSWLVLYRGTLRLAVNLGPEPVTVPLDGEASQVLLSWGEASASGTTATLPPESFTLVELLD, from the coding sequence ATGAGCTTCACCGTGTGGGCCCCGGGGCAGGACCGGGTCCGGGTGCGGGTCGACGGCGCCGACCACGACATGACCCTGCGCGACGGCGACTGGTGGTACTCCGACGCCACGGGCACGGACTACGCGTTCCTGCTGGGCGAGGACGACGAACCGTTGCCGGACCCGCGGTCGCGCCGACAGCCCGAAGGCGTGCACGGCCCGTCGCGCGTGTACGACCACTCCTCGTTCGCTTGGACGGACCAGGGCTGGACGGGCCGGGCGCTGCCCGGCGGCGTGCTGTACGAGCTGCACGTCGGCACCTTCACCGAGGGCGGCACCTTCGACTCGGCGATCGAGAAGCTGGACCACCTGGTCGAACTGGGCATCACCTTCGTCGAGGTGATGCCGGTCAACGCCTTTGACGGCACCGCTGGCTGGGGTTACGACGGCGTGCTGTGGGGCGCGGTGCACGAGCCCTACGGCGGGCCGGACGGGTTCAAGCGGTTCGTCGACGCGTGCCACCGGCGCGGCCTGGCCGTGGTGCTCGATGTCGTCTACAACCACCTCGGTCCGTCCGGCGCGTACCTCGACCGGTTCGGCCCCTACTTCGCCGGACAGAACGACTGGGGCCCGGGGCTCAACCTCGACGGCGAAGGCTCGGACGAGGTGCGCCGCTACGTCATCGACAACGCGCTGGGCTGGTTGCGCGACTTCCACGTCGACGCACTGCGCCTCGACGCGGTGCACGCGCTGGCCGACCGCCGGGCGACGCATCTGCTCGAGGAGCTCGCGGTCGAGGTGGAAGCGCTTTCCACGGCGCTGCGGCGACCGCTGACGCTGATCGCGGAGTCCGACCTCAACGACCCCAAGCTGGTCACCCCGCGCGAGGCGCACGGGTACGGCCTGCACGCGCAGTGGTCCGACGACCTGCACCACGCCCTGCACGTGGCGCTGTCCGGCGAGACGAGCGGCTACTACGCGGACTTCGCCGCGCCGGGCGCGCTCGCCCGGACGCTGCGCGAGGTGTTCTTCCACGCCGGCACCTGGTCGTCGTTCCGCGGGCGCACGCACGGGCGGCCGGTGGACACCCGGACCGTGCCGGGCCACCGTTTCCTGGCATACCTGCAGAACCACGACCAGATCGGCAACCGCGCGACCGGCGACAGGCTGTCCGCGACGGTCTCCCCCGGCCTGCTCGCCTGCGGCGCCGCGATCGTGTTCTGCTCGCCGTACACGCCGATGATCTTCATGGGCGAGGAGTGGGCGGCGAGCACCCCGTGGCAGTTCTTCGCCTCCTTCCCGGACCCCTCGCTCGCGGAGGCCGTCCGTACCGGGCGGCGGCGGGAGTTCGCGCGGCACGGCTGGGGCGAGGCCGAGGTGCCGGACCCGATCGACCCGGCGACGGTCGAGCGTTCCCGGTTGCGCTGGGCGGAGCCTGCCGAGCCCGGGCACCGCGAGATGCTGGAGCTGTACCGGTCGCTGATCGCGTTGCGCCGCGAACGGCCGTCGCTGTCGGACCCCTTCCTCGACCACCTGGAGGTCCGCGCGGAGGGATCGTGGCTCGTCCTGTACCGCGGCACCCTGCGGCTGGCGGTGAACCTCGGGCCCGAACCGGTCACCGTCCCGCTCGACGGGGAGGCCTCGCAGGTCCTGCTCTCCTGGGGCGAGGCGAGCGCCTCCGGCACGACCGCGACCCTGCCGCCGGAGAGCTTCACACTGGTGGAACTGCTCGATTGA